From Trichoplusia ni isolate ovarian cell line Hi5 chromosome 11, tn1, whole genome shotgun sequence, the proteins below share one genomic window:
- the LOC113498848 gene encoding uncharacterized protein LOC113498848, with protein MAVKLIVFLCVIVISKGVDIGSLKLDQVLILSRHNVRTPLTDSLEKYTPKPWPKWNESAGILTQKGALLEGIMGKYISEWLDNEDLIEGCPEQKEVLIYANTKSRTIATAQAFVDSAFQNCNVTVRHLEDLTVFDPVFLPIVHNNSEIFSNQIGEEMRAKIKDLNLTESYSELAKILKIEEADICKSLYLCDLNIAQTEVVLEVGEEPNVSGPLFIGNAIVDAFIMSYYEGMPLEDVAWGQIQTPEQWELLAKISKENQNVRFNLTLGSKDIAGPLIKYMYNIFEDKSPKFTMLVGHDSNLNSVIRALEFKPFKLSEQFEPYPIGGKLMFQKWVDSTNEYLKIEYLYPSTSQLRNAEILSLSHPPKKVLLELKDCKTDSNGFCLFSDFMKLNVY; from the coding sequence ATGGCGGTAAAGTTAATCGTTTTTTTGTGCGTTATTGTGATAAGCAAAGGCGTTGATATCGGCAGCCTGAAACTCGATCAGGTTTTAATATTGAGCCGGCATAATGTGAGAACTCCTTTGACAGACAGTTTGGAAAAATACACGCCTAAGCCATGGCCGAAATGGAACGAAAGCGCGGGAATTTTGACACAAAAAGGCGCTTTACTCGAAGGTATCATGGGAAAATATATATCTGAATGGCTGGACAACGAAGATTTAATTGAAGGATGTCCTGAACAAAAGGAGGTACTTATTTATGCTAATACAAAATCAAGAACAATAGCTACGGCGCAAGCATTCGTCGATTCCGCGTTCCAAAATTGTAACGTGACAGTCCGACATCTTGAAGATTTGACAGTTTTCGACCCTGTCTTCCTCCCAATCGTCCACAATAACTCTGAAATTTTTAGTAACCAAATTGGCGAGGAAATGAGGGCAAAAATAAAGGATTTAAACTTGACTGAATCTTATTCGGAGCttgctaaaatattaaaaatagaggaAGCAGATATATGCAAATCACTTTACCTATGCGATTTAAATATCGCCCAAACTGAGGTGGTACTAGAAGTAGGCGAAGAACCGAATGTTAGTGGGCCACTGTTTATCGGAAATGCCATTGTAGACGCATTTATAATGAGTTATTACGAAGGTATGCCCCTCGAAGATGTAGCCTGGGGCCAAATCCAAACCCCAGAACAATGGGAGTTATTGGCAAAAATCAgcaaagaaaatcaaaatgtacGATTTAACCTCACATTAGGCTCAAAAGACATCGCTGGGCCTTTAATAAAGTACATGTATAATATCTTCGAAGACAAATCACCAAAATTCACAATGCTTGTAGGACATGACTCAAATTTAAACTCTGTTATCAGAGCGTTAGAGTTCAAACCGTTTAAGCTGAGCGAGCAATTTGAGCCATACCCGATTGGCggaaaattaatgtttcaaaaatgGGTGGATTCGACAAACGAGTACTTGAAAATAGAATACTTATATCCAAGTACGTCTCAACTGAGGAATGCTGAAATACTGTCACTTTCGCATCCcccgaaaaaggttttattagaattaaaggATTGTAAAACTGATTCGAAcggtttttgtttattcagtGACTTTATGAAATTAAACGTGTACTGA
- the LOC113498774 gene encoding vacuolar protein sorting-associated protein 37A translates to MLPRPYYSEQDMRKRQIDTLKVFNDHVVEVSENAEYRVEFVADGKNMSLTVILGPEFPNEKPSIFVNPPNSHPWIGENSNQVIGAPGLLNYTMHSDLGRVVQVIIREFQKSMPKLTNNEEVVKSNDVSPQTHFSGQSLMFPELNECCIEELQEILENTDLQDKIIEVNPQLVELELETEELMTSIEEIAQENIVKQQALDNLKTEVIDRISTIVQMKMNFEELNRKHQKMAEMYDPHRIRDYLKEAALKADEESEVIAEQFLTGNMPVETFISKFAEKRALGQSRRAREERLAHQLAQLDKATS, encoded by the exons ATGCTGCCCCGACCATATTATAGTGAACAAGATATGAGAAAACGTCAAATTGATACGTTAAAAGTGTTCAACGACCATGTTGTGGAAGTGAGTGAAAACGCTGAATATAGAGTTGAATTTGTCGCTGATGGTAAAAATATGAGTCTGACAGTGATATTAGGACCAGAATTTCCAAACGAGAAGCCATCAATCTTCGTTAACCCCCCCAATTCCCATCCATGGATTGGTGAAAATTCAAACCAAGTTATCGGGGCTCCTGGTCTCTTAAACTACACTATGCATTCAGACTTAGGTCGCGTCGTACAAGTCATTATACGAGAATTTCAGAAATCAATGCCAAAATTGACAAATAACGAGGAAGTAGTTAAAAGTAATGATGTGAGTCCGCAGACACACTTTAGCGGACAATCGCTGATGTTTCCGGAGCTTAATGAGTGTTGTATTGAAGAGTTGCAGGAGATTTTAGAGAATACGGATTTACAG GATAAAATTATTGAGGTTAACCCTCAACTAGTGGAACTAGAACTGGAAACGGAGGAACTGATGACCAGCATCGAGGAAATAGCACAAGAGAACATTGTCAAGCAACAAGCTCTTGATAATTTGAAGACTGAG GTCATAGACCGCATATCAACCATAGTACAAATGAAGATGAACTTTGAAGAGTTGAACCGTAAGCACCAGAAGATGGCTGAGATGTATGACCCTCATAGGATCAGGGACTACCTGAAGGAGGCCGCCCTGAAGGCCGATGAGGAGTCAGAGGTCATCGCTGAACAGTTTCTGACAG gTAACATGCCAGTAGAAACATTTATATCGAAATTCGCTGAAAAACGGGCCCTAGGTCAGTCCAGGCGAGCCCGCGAAGAAAGATTGGCGCATCAACTGGCACAACTCGACAAAGCCACGagttag